A window of the Poecile atricapillus isolate bPoeAtr1 chromosome 17, bPoeAtr1.hap1, whole genome shotgun sequence genome harbors these coding sequences:
- the USP43 gene encoding ubiquitin carboxyl-terminal hydrolase 43, translated as MSAVGPGGGPGRRRLAGRLLRTWARLAGGRGARRAAPEDDEGGFRGGSRRRLGGAAPAAAAAAAAAAGGDAGGGERPPGAQGLRNHGNTCFMNAVVQCLSNTAPLAERLALGRYRARAEVTQRLAALVRSLWTRDYSPQLSAEFKNIVSKHSSQFRGNAQHDALEFLLWLLDRMHEELGAASPAQQSRGPTQPGKDGSSSASRSPPGTQHPHGQSFVQSHFQAQYRSSLTCPHCLKQSNTFDPFLCISLPIPLRQTRALNVTLVLQGERWRFVRVGLAVPLLGTVADLRALVAREGRVPPEQVILAEVSPRGSLRSLADPEALGPAGEAAPVYAFQPPPARRAGCPRSLPVSPSVPRPEGPRLLPSSARSSDCLHRAPGGRILLLLCNTAGMGPQLARFGPPLLLREERGVSWEQLQQNILAQLRGVLRGEVRPQGAGALFRIRLAGGSAPCTYLSPQDPHPLCHPAIDRALQLSGAGGPPHVRLTVEWDMSTKERLFGSIQEEVVQDAASVRQQQQAHGQQHSCTLDECFQLYTKEEQLAPDDAWRCPHCKVPQQGTVKLSLWTLPDILIIHLKRFRQVAEQRHKLTTLVRFPLRGLDMAPHVAQRGQPGGQLLGRWAPWQPPLRLPPGCPRDHLYDLYAVCNHHGSMQGGHYTAFCCNALDGRWYSYDDSRVEGVREAEVSTRSAYILFYQRRSAAGPGTGSVASAGHWVFRLAASEPRADPDPSGSVTAPENGGFEARPPVRGLQGLHGRSLSVRTAPAGPPGQGEPPPPRAPRRLRRAASAEGTPRRPPPGPGSPGASVPQGDAGVPPGRCPPGPSALGRSRSSASLPPRPDGGLRRSASLGRGAGGPALAARGPPGATLQRGRQPPGPLHSPAVPESSF; from the exons ATGAGCGCGGTGGGGCcgggcggcggccccgggcggcggcg CCTGGCCGGGCGGCTGCTCCGCACCTGGGCGCGCCTGgccggggggcgcggggcccgccgcgccgcccccgaGGATGACGAGGGCGGGTTCCGGGGGGGGTCGCGGCGGCGGCtcggcggggcggccccggcggcggcggcggcggcggcggcggcggcggggggcgatgcgggcggcggggagcggccgCCGGGCGCGCAGGGGCTGCGGAACCACGGCAACACCTGCTTCATGAACGCCGTGGTGCAGTGCCTGAGCAACACGGCCCCGCTGGCAGAGCGCCTGGCGCTGGGCCGGTACCGCGCCCGCGCCGAGGTCACGCAGCGGCTGGCGGCCCTGGTCCGCTCGCTCTGGACCCGCGACTACAGCCCGCAGCTCTCCGCCGAGTTCAAG AACATCGTCTCCAAGCACAGCTCGCAGTTCCGGGGCAACGCTCAGCACGACGCGCTCGAgttcctgctctggctgctggacCGAATGCACGAGGAGCTGGGCGCCGCCTCACCCGCCCAGCAGAGCCGCGGCCCCACGCAG CCTGGTAAGgatgggagcagcagtgccagcaggtccCCGCCAGGCACCCAGCACCCCCACGGGCAGAGCTTCGTGCAGAGCCACTTCCAGGCCCAGTACAG GTCCTCCCTGACGTGCCCTCACTGCCTGAAGCAGAGCAACACCTTCGACCCCTTCCTGTGCAtctccctgcccatcccactGCGCCAGACCAG agctctgaACGTCACGCTGGTGCTGCAGGGCGAGCGCTGGCGCTTCGTGCgagtggggctggcagtgccgcTGCTGGGCACCGTGGCCGACCTGCGGGCGCTGGTGGCGCGGGAGGGCCGCGTCCCCCCGGAGCAG GTGATCCTGGCCGAGGTGTCCCCGCGGGGCTCCCTGCGCTCGCTCGCCGACCCCGAGGCGCTGGGCCCGGCCGGGGAGGCCGCGCCCGTCTACGCCTTCcagccgccgcccgcccgccgcgcaG GGTGTCCCCGCAgcctccccgtgtccccctcaGTGCCACGGCCGGAGGGGCCGCGTCTGCTGCCCAGCAGCGCCCGCTCCTCCGACTGCCTGCACCGCGCGCCCGGTGGCcgcatcctgctgctgctctgcaacACGGCGGGCATGGGGCCACAGCTTGCCAG GTTCGGGCCACCGCTGCTGCTGCGGGAGGAGCGCGGCgtctcctgggagcagctccagcagaacATCCTGGCCCAGCTGAGGGGCGTCCTGCGGGGAGAGGTCCGGCCACAG GGCGCGGGAGCCCTTTTCCGGATCCGCCTGGCCGGGGGCTCGGCCCCCTGCACCTACCTGTCCCCTCAGGATCCCCATCCTCTCTGCCACCCTGCCATCGACAG GGCCCTGCAGctgagcggggctgggggcccTCCCCACGTGAGACTGACGGTGGAGTGGGACATGAGCACCAAAGAGCG GCTGTTCGGAAGCATCCAAGAGGAGGTGGTGCAGGACGCGGCGAGCgtgcggcagcagcagcaggcgcacgggcagcagcacagctgcacgCTGGACGAGTGCTTCCAGCTCTACACCAAGGAGGAGCAG CTGGCCCCGGACGATGCCTGGCGCTGCCCGCACTGCAAGGTGCCCCAGCAGGGCACGGTGAAGCTCAGCCTGTGGACGCTGCCGGACATCCTCATCATCCACCTGAAGCGGTTCCGGCAGGTGGCCGAGCAGCGGCACAAGCTCACCACGCTGGTGAGGTTCCCGCTGCGGGGGCTGGACATGGCCCCGCATGTGGCACAGCGGGGCCAGCCCGgggggcagctcctggggcgCTGGGCGCCCTGGCAGCCCCCCCTGCGCCTGCCCCCCGGCTGCCCCCGCGACCACCTGTACGACCTGTACGCGGTCTGCAACCACCACGGCAGCATGCAGGGCGGCCACTACACCG CGTTCTGCTGCAACGCCCTGGACGGGCGCTGGTACAGCTACGACGACAGCCGTGTGGAGGGGGTGCGCGAGGCCGAGGTGAGCACCCGCAGCGCCTACATCTTGTTCTACCAGCGCCGCAGCGCCGCCGGCCCCGGCACGG GCTCCGTCGCCTCCGCGGGGCACTGGGTGTTCCGCCTGGCCGCCTCCGAGCCCCGCGCCGACCCCGACCCCTCGGGCTCTGTCACCGCCCCGGAGAACG GCGGGTTCGAGGCGCGGCCCCCGGTgcgggggctgcaggggctgcacgGCCGCAGCCTCAGTGTGCGGACCGCCCCCGCCGGACCCCCGGGACAGGGGGAGCCGccccccccccgcgccccccgacGGCTCCGCCGGGCCGCCAGCGCCGAGGGGACCCCGCGCCGGCCGCCGCCGGGCcccggcagccctggggcctcgGTGCCGCAGGGGGACGCGGGTGTCCCCCCGGGCCGCTGCCCCCCCGGCCCCTCGGCGCTGGGGCGCTCGCGGAGCTCGGCCAGCCTGCCCCCCCGGCCCGACGGGGGGCTGCGCAGATCCGCCTCGCTGGGCAGGGGTGCGGGGGGGCCGGCCCTGGCCGCCCGAGGTCCCCCCGGGGCCACCCTGCAGCGGGGCCGGCAGCCCCCCGGGCCCCTGCACTCCCCGGCCGTGCCTGAGTCCAGCTTCTGA